Below is a window of Allomuricauda ruestringensis DSM 13258 DNA.
TAATAGTTTATAAGGTACTTTCTATTCTAATTATTTTTCTTTTTTAAAAGCATCTTTAATATTTAACATATTACCAAGCATATAATCGTAAGATTCTGGGATAAATTTACCGAAACCAGAATCTGAATGAAAGGTCAGTTCGCCAAAGAAAATGGAATCGTCTATGCTATAGAAGTCCACTCTAACATAGGTAAAATCTTTGGCTATTTTTTCTGCCAGTTCCTTCATTTTGGAATAATTGGAAGGTTTGGGAACCTCATCTCCGTTTTCATAGATCCATTTACAGGGAATTTTTTTCCAATCCACATCATACAAGTTTCTTTTATGTTCCGTATGTCTGTCCAGATCTACTTGGGTAAATACTAACTTTCCGTTAAAACAATGTAGTTTGTAATCGTCAGGAATGTTGCCTTTGGTATCGGTCAGCAACTTTTCCACCACTATCCTTGGTTCTATATCTTTATATTGCCATTCTCGGGTACTGTAATAATGATTTTCCCGTAAAAGTTTTGCCAAAACCTTTCTTTTTGCTTTCCAATCTATGTTGCTTTTATCCTTAACGATGATGCCTCCAGAACTATTGTGGTTTGTTTTGATGATTACGGGGTAATCTGGAAGGTTTTCAGCTGTAATGTCCTTGGGATTCTTGGTATGTAAAACTAGGGGGATCAGATAGGCTTCGCCAATGGTGTCTTTTATGTACTCCCGTACTTTATATTTATCTGCGGCAATGGGCAATAAAGGATGACGCTCGTAAATTTTAAGAAAATTGATTTTTTCATTTAGTGTAAGTGGGTTTTCCAAATCCAGTTCACGCCCCATGCTGGAACGGAATTTACGCTTGACCAATGTTTTGTCGGGGATTAATTGCAAGACATATTCATATAATAAAAAGAAGGGGTGCAATATAAAATAGCCAAGACTGGTGTTGAGGTATAAATGTCGGATTTTTTGTTTCATAAACCTTGGTTTTAGCTGGTTGGTATAATGTGTGCCGAATGGGTTGATAGGTTACTTCTTATTTTACTTTTTCTTGCTTGTAATTGATTTAAAGAAATTTTCGTAATCCGAAATAATCTTTTGCGAACCGAATTTTTTTACGACATGACTTGATACCTGACTGGGGGGGGAATTTTCAAGTTGCTTGATCAAAAGATTAAGTTTTTCAACAAAATCGGTATCATTCTTTACCAAATACCCATTTTCACCATTAATAATAATTTCATTCATCCCACCAGGAGCTTCATATACTATGGCGGGAGTGCCTATCCCTAAACTTTCAATCAAAGCGTTGGGAAAACCTTCAAAAAAAGAGCCCTGTAAATAAATATGGCTGTTGGCCATATGTTGGTACACTTCTTT
It encodes the following:
- a CDS encoding ATP-grasp fold amidoligase family protein translates to MKQKIRHLYLNTSLGYFILHPFFLLYEYVLQLIPDKTLVKRKFRSSMGRELDLENPLTLNEKINFLKIYERHPLLPIAADKYKVREYIKDTIGEAYLIPLVLHTKNPKDITAENLPDYPVIIKTNHNSSGGIIVKDKSNIDWKAKRKVLAKLLRENHYYSTREWQYKDIEPRIVVEKLLTDTKGNIPDDYKLHCFNGKLVFTQVDLDRHTEHKRNLYDVDWKKIPCKWIYENGDEVPKPSNYSKMKELAEKIAKDFTYVRVDFYSIDDSIFFGELTFHSDSGFGKFIPESYDYMLGNMLNIKDAFKKEK